Within the Leptotrichia sp. oral taxon 498 genome, the region CTCTTACACAGATGTATGCTTATCCGAGATACAATGAAATTGATCCAACGCCGTTATTTACACCATTTTACATCTTGTTCTTCGGTATGATGGGAGCTGATGTCGGATATGGATTAGTTCTTTTACTTGCAACAGCCATCACTTTAAAAATTGTTAATTTAAATGACAGTATGAAAAAATCAGTTAAATTTTTCTTTTACTTGAGTTTTTCAGTTATCTTTTGGGGATTTTTATACGGTTCGTATTTTGGTGCAACAATACCAAAAATGTGGCGTTTAATTGATCCTTCCAGCGAATATAATACACTTCTTATAGGTTCTATTGCATTTGGAGTTGTCCATATTTTTGTAGGACTTGGAATAAAAGCGTATATGTTGATTCGTGATGGAAAATCGCTTGAAGCAGTTTATGATGTATTATTTTGGTATATGGCACTTGCAGGTGGAATTGTATTTTTAATTTTCAAATTAAAGAATTTGTCGCCTGTCGTAACTCAAGTTTCAATGTGGGTAATGATTTTAGGAATGGCTGGAATTATACTTACGGGTGGAAGAGAAGCTAAAAGTGTCGGTGCAAAACTAGGTGGCGGACTATACAGTCTTTATGGAATCTCAAGTTATATCGGGGATTTCGTATCTTATTCAAGACTTATGGCGCTAGGGCTTTCTGGTGGATTTATCGCTTCAGCAATTAATATGATTGCAGGAATGATTGCGGGAAATTGGGCTGGAATGATATTTGTGCCTGTGATTTTGGTATTTGGACATCTATTTAATATGTTTTTATCATTCTTAGGTGCATATGTTCATACATCAAGACTTATGTATGTAGAATATTTTGGAAAATTTTACGAAGGTGGAGGAAGACCTTTTAAAGATTTTAGAACAGAAACTAAAAAAATAAATTTAAAAGACTAAAAAATTAGAGAATTAATCTATAAATAAAAATAATAAATAATTTTAGGAGGAAATAAAATGAATTTGAATTTATCACAATTTTTAGCACAAAATGGGGGTGCAATATTTGCAACATTAGGAGCGGCATTAGCAACATTGCTAGCAGGAATTGGTTCTGCTAAAGGAGTAGGATTAGTTGGTGAAGTGGCAACAGGGCTTATGAGTGAAGAACCAGAAAAATTTGGTAAATCACTAGTATTACAATTGTTACCAGGTACACAAGGGTTGTACGGTTTCGTTATTGGACTTATGGTTTTAGGAAAAATAACTAAAGATCTTACTGTTGCAAATGGTTTAGGAATTTTAATGGCTTGTCTTCCAATCGCAATCGCAGGATATGGTTCAGCAATCGCACAAGGTAGAGTAGCGGCATCAGGAATTAGCTTACTTGCAAAAAATGAAGAACAAAATACAAAAGGTATCATTTATGCGGTAATGGTTGAAACTTATGCGCTACTTGCATTCGTAGTATCTATTATGTTGTTAGGTAAATTTTAATTAAAGAAAAAAGTTAATTAAAAAATTTGCAAAAAAAGGAGGCAGACAATGTCTAACATTGACAATTTGACATCGAAGATTTTAAGTGATGCGAAAGCTGCTGGAGAGCAGATTGTGAGTGAAGCACAAGAAAAAGCTGATGAAAAATATGAAAAAAGCATGAAACAAGTTTCACAAAAAAAAGAAAAAATTCTTGAATCAGCAAAAAAAGAACAAGTACTTTTAACTGACAGAATAAAATCAAGTGCAAATTTGAAAATAAGAAATGAAAAATTAAAAGCAAAACAAATAGTAATTGATAAAGTTATAGAAAAGTTAAAAGAAAAATTAGCAAATATGAAAAAAGAAGATTATATGGCATATTTAAATAAAAATATTGATAAAAATTCGATTTCTTCAAAAGAATTAATTGTAAAAAAAGAGTTTTTACAAGATGTGAAAAAAGAATTTAAAAACGCTAAAATTAAAGAAAATGAATTTGTAAGTTCAGGATTTATCATTGAGGAAAATGGTGTTCAAAAGAATTATACTTTTGAAGTAAAAATAGATTTTATGAGAGACGAATTGGAAGTTGAAATTTCAAAACTTCTTTTCTCATAAAAAGTAAACTTAGCTATGAATTACTTTAAAATTGCAAATTTAAAATATTTTTGCAATTTTAAGTAAAATTAAGGGAGAAAAAAATATGGATAGAATGGATTACGGTCAAAGTGTCGTAACTATTAGGGTATTAGAAAAAAGACTCTTAACTAAAAATAGGATTGAGCGAATGATAGAATCTGAAACTTGCGAAGAGGTTTTAAAATTATTGTCAGAAACTGAGTATTCTCAAGATATGACGGACATTCAAAATAGCAGAGATTATGAAAAAATTTTAAAAAGAGAAACAGAAAGAGTTTTTTCACTAGTTCGCAATATGTCTAAAAATAAAGAAGTTGTTGATATTTTGTCACTAAAATACGACTATCACAATTTGAAAGTATTGATAAAAAGCAAAGTTTTTGAAAAAGATAACACAAATTTATTGATGAATGCTGGAACGATTGATATAACAAAATTTAAGACAAAATCTGAAACTCAAAGTTTAGATTTGCCAGAAGAAATTTTAGAAGCAATTGCAGAAATAAAAAAAGAGGAAAATCTTACTCCGCAAAAAATTGATATTATTGTAGAAAAATATTATTTCAAAAATTTAGTAAATTTATCAAAAAAAATTGATGTGAAAGTTATAACAGATTATGTCAAAGGACTTATTGATTTTCAAAATATAATAACCTTATTTAGAGTTCAAAAACAAAATAGAGATGCAAAATTTCTGGACAGCGTAATATTTGAGGGCGGAACAATTTCAAAAGATAAAATTGTGGCGTCATTAAATGACAGTTCAGAAACAATTTTGAATAAATTTAAAAAAGAAAAATTGGGACCATATTTAGTAAAAGGTGTAGAAGTTTTTAACGAAACAAAAAGATTATCGGAATTTGAAAAAATATCGGATAATTACTTGATGGAATTAAATAAAGAATCTAAATACATTGTATTTGGACCTGAACCGCTATTTACATATCTTGTTGCAAAAGAGAGGGAAATTAATGCAATTAGACTTATTATGGTCAGCAAAATTAATAATATAAGTTCAGAGAAAATAAGGGAAAGGCTGCGTGATACATATGCATAAAATAGGTGTTGTTGGAGATAAAGATACAATTTTACCATTTAAAGCACTAGGACTTTGCGTGTATCCTGTAATAACTAAAGAAGAGGCAAGACATTCCATAGATGAAATGGCAAAAAATAACTTTGGTATTATTTTTGTAACTGAGCAGACAGCCATTTTGGTAAAAGAAACGATTGAAAGATATACAGATAAAATAGTACCGGCGATTATTGTCATTCCTAATAATCAAGGAACACTTGGATTAGGATTAAATAAAATAGATGAATATGTAGAAAAAGCAATAGGCTCTAACATATTTTAATTTTTTGAATAGTTAAATTAAAATAGTTTTCAAAATTTAAAGAAAGAAGGTAGATTAGTTGAAAACAGGAAAAATTATTAGAGTATCAGGACCTCTTGTGGTTGCAGAAGGTATGGAAAACGCCAATGTTTATGATGTGGTAAGAGTTTCTGATAGTAAACTTATAGGTGAAATTATCGAAATGAGAGGGGACAAGGCCTCTATTCAAGTATATGAAGAAACAGTAGGAATAGGTCCAGGAGAGCCTGTTTATACAACAGGAGAACCTTTGAGCGTGGAGTTGGGACCAGGATTACTGGAAGCGATGTTTGATGGGATTCAAAGACCGTTAAAAGAATATCAAAATATTGCTGGAGATTTTTTGACTAAAGGAGTGGAAGTTGCTCCATTAAACAGAACGAAAAAATGGGAATTTGAGCCGGTGCTAAAAGTTGGAGAAAAAGTGCAAGAAGGAGATATTTTAGGAGCTGTTCAAGAGACATCGGTTGTAAGTCATAAAATAATGGTGCCATTTGGAATAAAAGGGACGCTAAAATCAATAAAAGCAGGAAATTTCACAGTAACTGAAACAGTTGCAGTAATTGAAACTGAAAAAGGTGATGTAGAAGTTCAAATGATGCAAAAATGGCCAGTTAGAAGAGGTAGAAAATACGCAAAAAAATTAAATCCAGAAGCTCCATTGATAACAGGACAAAGAGTAATTGATACATTTTTTCCTGTAACAAAAGGTGGAACTGCTTGTGTACCAGGACCATTTGGTTCAGGGAAAACAGTTGTGCAGCACCAGATGGCAAAATGGGCGGATGCTGAAATTATTGTCTATGTAGGTTGTGGGGAACGTGGAAACGAAATGACAGATGTTCTTATGGAATTTCCAGAAATTGTCGACCCTAAAACAGGGGAATCACTTATGAAAAGAACAGTACTTATAGCAAATACTTCAAATATGCCAGTTGCAGCAAGGGAAGCTAGTATTTATACTGGAATTACGATTGCTGAGTACTTTAGGGATATGGGATATTCAGTTGCAATAATGGCGGATTCTACATCGAGATGGGCAGAAGCGCTAAGAGAAATGTCAGGGCGTCTTGAAGAAATGCCGGGAGATGAAGGTTACCCAGCATATCTTGGTTCGAGGGCTGCTGAATTTTATGAAAGAGCTGGACATGTCGTTTGTTTAGGAAAAGATGGAAGAGAAGGTGCGCTAACTGTAATTGGTGCGGTATCGCCTCCAGGTGGAGATATTTCTGAACCAGTATCACAGGCAACTTTGAGAATCGTTAAAGTGTTCTGGGGGCTTGACGCAAACCTAGCTTACAGAAGACATTTCCCAGCGATTAACTGGTTAAATTCTTATACTTTGTATCAAACAAAAGTCGATGGATGGATGGACAAAAATGTAGGACCTGAATTTTCTAAAAATAGATCAAAAGCTATGTCGTTACTTCAAGAAGAATCTAGTTTGCAAGAAATTGTAAGACTTGTAGGAAAAGATACTTTGTCAGAGAAAGATCAATTGAAACTGGAAGTTGCAAAATCAATAAGAGAAGATTATTTGCAGCAAAATGCATTTATGGAATCTGACACTTATACTTCTCTTGAAAAACAAGATAAAATGTTAGCATTAGTTTTAAAATTTTATGATGAAGGAATAAGAGGTTTGGATAACGGAGCGTATCTAAACGAAATTTCAGAGTTAGCAGTAAGAGAAAGAATTGCCAGAGCAAAATATTTGCCAGAATCTGAATTAAATAAAATTGACGAAATTTCAAAAGAGTTGACTGAACAAATTGATAATTTAATTAACAAAGGAGGTGCATTAAATGCTTAAAGAATACAAAACTATAAAAGAAATAGTGGGACCGCTTATGGTAGTTGAGGGAGTTGAAGGAATTACTTATGAAGAATTGGTAGAAATTCAAACTCAAACTGGAGAACTTCGTCGTGGTAGGGTCTTGGAAGTTAGTGGAGATAAAGCGGTTGTGCAATTATTTGAAAATTCAGCCGGAATTAACTTAAAAGACTCAAAAGTTAGATTTTTGGGAAGACCATTATCCCTTGGAGTTTCTGAAGATATGATAGGACGTGTATTTGATGGGCTTGGAAGACCAAAAGACAACGGTCCTAAAATTATACCAGAACAGACACTAGATATTAACGGAGTTGCGATAAATCCAGTTGCTCGTGATTATCCATCAGAGTTCATTCAAACTGGAGTTTCAGCAATTGACGGGTTAAATACGCTTGTAAGAGGGCAAAAATTGCCGATATTCTCTGGTTCAGGTCTGCCACACGCTGATTTGGCGCTGCAAATTGCAAGACAGGCGAAAGTTTTAGGAAAAGATGAAAAATTTGCGGTTGTATTTGGTGCAATTGGGATTACATTTGAAGAAGCGCAGTTCTTTATTGATGACTTTACAAAAACGGGTGCGATTGATAGAGCGGTGTTATTTATGAACTTGGCAAACGATCCTGCGATTGAAAGACTTGCAACTCCTAAAATGGCTCTTACTTGTGCTGAATATTTGGCATTTGAAAAGGGAATGCATGTGTTGGTAATACTTACTGACTTAACTAACTATTGTGAAGCGTTAAGGGAAGTTTCGGCTGCAAGAAAAGAAGTTCCAGGTCGTCGT harbors:
- a CDS encoding V-type ATP synthase subunit K; the encoded protein is MNLNLSQFLAQNGGAIFATLGAALATLLAGIGSAKGVGLVGEVATGLMSEEPEKFGKSLVLQLLPGTQGLYGFVIGLMVLGKITKDLTVANGLGILMACLPIAIAGYGSAIAQGRVAASGISLLAKNEEQNTKGIIYAVMVETYALLAFVVSIMLLGKF
- a CDS encoding V-type ATP synthase subunit B — encoded protein: MLKEYKTIKEIVGPLMVVEGVEGITYEELVEIQTQTGELRRGRVLEVSGDKAVVQLFENSAGINLKDSKVRFLGRPLSLGVSEDMIGRVFDGLGRPKDNGPKIIPEQTLDINGVAINPVARDYPSEFIQTGVSAIDGLNTLVRGQKLPIFSGSGLPHADLALQIARQAKVLGKDEKFAVVFGAIGITFEEAQFFIDDFTKTGAIDRAVLFMNLANDPAIERLATPKMALTCAEYLAFEKGMHVLVILTDLTNYCEALREVSAARKEVPGRRGYPGYLYTDLSTIYERAGRIKGRKGSITQIPILTMPEDDKTHPIPDLTGYITEGQIILSRDLYKQNLMPPIDVLPSLSRLKDKGIGKGKTREDHADTMNQLFAAYATGKEAKELAVILGESALSETDKAFVKFTNAFESQYVAQGFENNRSIEDTLNLGWDLLKILPRTELKRIRDEYLEKYLPKGDE
- a CDS encoding V-type ATP synthase subunit I, translated to MEAIYEYLQNKKLRITESEKLAQTENTNIINGWIPTAKKDEFEKLIREETDGNYYLSFEEAKKDDETVPIKLKNGKISTNFETLTQMYAYPRYNEIDPTPLFTPFYILFFGMMGADVGYGLVLLLATAITLKIVNLNDSMKKSVKFFFYLSFSVIFWGFLYGSYFGATIPKMWRLIDPSSEYNTLLIGSIAFGVVHIFVGLGIKAYMLIRDGKSLEAVYDVLFWYMALAGGIVFLIFKLKNLSPVVTQVSMWVMILGMAGIILTGGREAKSVGAKLGGGLYSLYGISSYIGDFVSYSRLMALGLSGGFIASAINMIAGMIAGNWAGMIFVPVILVFGHLFNMFLSFLGAYVHTSRLMYVEYFGKFYEGGGRPFKDFRTETKKINLKD
- a CDS encoding V-type ATP synthase subunit A, whose translation is MKTGKIIRVSGPLVVAEGMENANVYDVVRVSDSKLIGEIIEMRGDKASIQVYEETVGIGPGEPVYTTGEPLSVELGPGLLEAMFDGIQRPLKEYQNIAGDFLTKGVEVAPLNRTKKWEFEPVLKVGEKVQEGDILGAVQETSVVSHKIMVPFGIKGTLKSIKAGNFTVTETVAVIETEKGDVEVQMMQKWPVRRGRKYAKKLNPEAPLITGQRVIDTFFPVTKGGTACVPGPFGSGKTVVQHQMAKWADAEIIVYVGCGERGNEMTDVLMEFPEIVDPKTGESLMKRTVLIANTSNMPVAAREASIYTGITIAEYFRDMGYSVAIMADSTSRWAEALREMSGRLEEMPGDEGYPAYLGSRAAEFYERAGHVVCLGKDGREGALTVIGAVSPPGGDISEPVSQATLRIVKVFWGLDANLAYRRHFPAINWLNSYTLYQTKVDGWMDKNVGPEFSKNRSKAMSLLQEESSLQEIVRLVGKDTLSEKDQLKLEVAKSIREDYLQQNAFMESDTYTSLEKQDKMLALVLKFYDEGIRGLDNGAYLNEISELAVRERIARAKYLPESELNKIDEISKELTEQIDNLINKGGALNA
- a CDS encoding V-type ATP synthase subunit E; this encodes MSNIDNLTSKILSDAKAAGEQIVSEAQEKADEKYEKSMKQVSQKKEKILESAKKEQVLLTDRIKSSANLKIRNEKLKAKQIVIDKVIEKLKEKLANMKKEDYMAYLNKNIDKNSISSKELIVKKEFLQDVKKEFKNAKIKENEFVSSGFIIEENGVQKNYTFEVKIDFMRDELEVEISKLLFS
- a CDS encoding V-type ATP synthase subunit F, with amino-acid sequence MHKIGVVGDKDTILPFKALGLCVYPVITKEEARHSIDEMAKNNFGIIFVTEQTAILVKETIERYTDKIVPAIIVIPNNQGTLGLGLNKIDEYVEKAIGSNIF
- a CDS encoding V-type ATP synthase subunit C — encoded protein: MDRMDYGQSVVTIRVLEKRLLTKNRIERMIESETCEEVLKLLSETEYSQDMTDIQNSRDYEKILKRETERVFSLVRNMSKNKEVVDILSLKYDYHNLKVLIKSKVFEKDNTNLLMNAGTIDITKFKTKSETQSLDLPEEILEAIAEIKKEENLTPQKIDIIVEKYYFKNLVNLSKKIDVKVITDYVKGLIDFQNIITLFRVQKQNRDAKFLDSVIFEGGTISKDKIVASLNDSSETILNKFKKEKLGPYLVKGVEVFNETKRLSEFEKISDNYLMELNKESKYIVFGPEPLFTYLVAKEREINAIRLIMVSKINNISSEKIRERLRDTYA